The Streptomyces sp. NBC_01276 genome contains the following window.
CCAGCCTGCGGCCGACGGCCTCCCGCGAGTCGCTGTACGAGGACGGCACCCTCGCCGCCGTACGGGACGCGCTGGGCGACCGGATCCGCGACTGGCTGACCGGGCTGGCGGCGAGCGACCCGGCGCTGCTGCACCGCTTCATCGACGTCCACCACCTCGCGGTGAAGGCCCTCGCACGCCACGACGACGAGCTGCTGCGCGTCGTGCTGCCGTGGCTGCCCTTCGAGACCACCGACGGCAACATCACCCTGGAGGAGTTCCTCCGGTCCCACCCGACGGTGCTGGTGACCCGTAGCGTCGAGGAGTTCCGGCAGGTCGCCCCCATCGCGTCCGCCGCCGGCCTGGGCGTCGTCAACGGCGGCTACACCTACGACCGCGACCTGGTGCACCGGCTGCCCGAGATCCGTCCCGGCACGGCCGTCACCGACCTCGACCCGGCTCTGGTCACCGCCCACCTGGACGCCGTGGACCCCACGGCGGAGCTGCGCGCGGCGACGTTCCTGGCCGTCGCCCGGGAAACCATCGGCGTGCACGACTGCGACGTGGTCCTGCGGGACTTCCAGCCCGTCACCGCCCCCGCCCTGCTGCTCGACAACCGGGAGGCGCGGCACGAGCGGACCCGGTCGAGCCTGGCGGCCGACGGCGACGGCCTGTGGGCCGACATCCTCGGCTCGCTCCACCAGGAGACCCCGCCCGCCCAGCTCGTCCTGAACCACCTCAACCCCCTGGTGCGCCAGGCGGTCACGATCGCCGAGCGCGGCCTCGCCGTCACCACCGCCGAGGCCCTCTACGGACAGGCGCTGCTGCTGAGCCGCCGGCCGCTGCGGGCCAGTGAGAGCGCCCTGCTCAACCGCGCGTTCATCGGTCTGCTCACCCACGCCATGCACAACGCCGGCCCGGACGCGTCCGGCGCCGAGCCCCGGAAGGAACTGTGATGCTGGACACCCCCGAGGCCGTGTTCGAGGCGCTCCGCGAGAACAACGGCCGGCCGTACGGGCTGCAGCGGACCGTCACCGCCGAGGAACTCGTCGAGGCGGCCGAGGCCCTGGAGAAGACGGACGTACTGGCGACGGCTCTGCTGGAGCTGATGTCGGCGTACGAGTTCACCGGCGAGCACCGCAAGGCCCCGGTGGTCTTCGCCCGGCTGCTCAAGCTGTGGGACACCGAACCGGGCGCGTTCAGCGAATGGGAGGCCCACCAGGTCTTCTGGCGGTTCAAGTGGGTCACCACGTCCCTGCTCCAGGTCCCCGAGGTGCCGCTGGCCACCGTCGAGGGCTGGATCGACCGGATGCGCGGACGCTACGCCGACGCGGGCCACGACATGCAGCCCGTCGCGGCGATGCGCTACCACGTGGCCTCCCACACGGGAACCGGCGTGGCCGATGCCTACGACCTGTGGGCGACGCGCCCGCGCTGCGAGCTCAGCGACTGCGAGGCCTGTGAGGTACGCCAGTTCGCCGGGCACGCGGTGCGCACCGGCGACGACGCCTCGGCCCTCGAACACTGGCGTCCGGTCCTCTCCGGCGACCAGGGCTGCAGTGACGAGCCGCAGCTGAGCCAGGCGCGAGCGCTCCTGCCCCTGCTGCGCACCGGGCGCACCGACGAGGCCCGCTCCCACCACCTCACCGGCTACCGGAGGGTGCGCGGCAACACCGGCATGCAGGACGAGATCGGCATGCACCTGGAGTTCTGCGCGCTCTCGCGCAACGAGGGCCGCGGACTGGAGGTCCTCGCCGAGAACCGACCGCTGTTCGAGGCGACCGGCGCCCCGCTGTCCCGGCTGGGCTTCCTGACCGGTGTGGAGGTGCTGCTGGCCCGCATCGTCGGGGACGGCCACGAGGACACGGCCGTCGCGGGGCCGCCCGGCCGCGTGTGGACCGCCGGCGCGCTGCTCGCGCACGTCCGCGCCGAGGGGGACCGGCTCGGCGCGGCCTTCGACGCCCGCAACGGCAGCACCACCGTGGGGGACGTCCGCCGGGCGCGGCTCGCGCAGCCGCCGCTGCTCGACGAGCCGCTGCCGCTCGGACTGCGCACGGCGCTCCCGAAGCCCGCCGCGCCCGCCGCCGCCCCCGGTGCGGCGACCGCCACCGCGGCCGGCGCGGGGAGCGCCGCCGGTGCGCCGCCCATCCCGGAGGACTTCTTCGAGCTGGTGCGCGAGGCACGCCGCTTGACCGTGGTGGGGCACCCCGGCGGCACCCGCCTGTGGCGCCGGGTCACCGAGCGCCTCGACGACGGCAGCGCCACCCACGACGACCGGCTCGGCCCGGAGGACCTGCTGCTCGCGGAACTGGCGGAGCACCGGGCGTACGAACTCTCACAGGAGGACCACGAAGACGAGTCCGCGGCCGAGCTCGAACGGGCGGGCGAGCTGTACGACGCGCTCGGCAAGCCCTGGCACGCCCTGGCCCTGCGGGCCCACGCCTTCGCACGGCTGACCATCGGGCAGGACGAGAAGGCCCGCGAGGCGCCCGACGATGCCGCGGACCCGGCGGCCCGTCACCCGGACGCCGCCGAGATCCGGGCCACCGTCGACAAGACCCTGCGGCTTGCCGAGGACCTCAAGGTCACGGCGCCCCTCACGGAGGGGGCCTCGGAGGAGGAGGCGGCCGGGTCCGGCGCCGACACCGCCGCGCAGCGCGTACAGGAGTACCTCGTCACCCTGCACGCGTGCGCCCTGGCCGCCCACCAGGCGACGCGGGAGGAGGACCCGTCCGTGCTGGAGTGGGCGAAGGGGGTCGGCGGTACGCTGCGCGCCGAGGCCGAGCGCCTGTCCGTCCCCCACCAGGTCGCCGCCGCACGGCTGTTCACGGCCGACCGGGCCGCGCGCCGCGACGACCTCGCCACGGCCGAGACGGAGATGCGGGCGGCCCTGACCGAGCTGACCGCCGGCGAACGCCCCTGGCGGGCCGCTCGCGTACGGGCCAGGCTCGCCCAGATCCTGCTGGCGCGGCAGGAGCCGGCGGAGGCCGCGGAACTCCTGCACCAGGCCGTCGCCGACGCCGTGCGGTACGACGACGCGGACTTCCCGCTGGCCCCGACGTACGCCCTGCTCGCTCACGCCGCGGCCCACATGCGGGACGCGACCGGCGCGGTGCGCCACTTCTCGGAGGCGGCCGACCGCTACGACCGCGAGGGTGCGTCCCGGGAAGCCACCGACGTCCGCCTGCAACTGGCCGACGTCCTGGCGCGCAACGGCAGGCAGGCCGACGCGGTCGCCGTCCTGGAGTCGGTCCTGTCCGGCCTGCCGGACGCCTCCGCCGCCGGGGCCGGAGGGGACGACGAGCGCTTGAGCGCCCACGTGAGGCTGACCCTGGCCAGGGGGCTGCGGGAGCT
Protein-coding sequences here:
- a CDS encoding HSP90 family protein, which encodes MTHPENSHTFQVDLRGLVDLLSHHLYSSPRVYLRELLQNAVDAITARQALHPGAPGTITVRTGDTLTVTDTGIGLTEADVHRFLATIGRSSKRTADGALDGAGLDAARGEFIGQFGIGLLACFVVADEITVVSRSAADPAAPAVEWRGHSDGRYTIRTLDASAVPEPGTTVRLTPRADNAEWTEPQRVVALARHYGSLLRHEVRVAGPGGEAPERVNVTPPWEQRHRSPLARREALTAYCREQFDFTPLDTIELDLPAAGLRGVAYVLPTSVSPAQRAGHRVHLKGMLLTDRAPELLPEWAFFVRCVVDTTSLRPTASRESLYEDGTLAAVRDALGDRIRDWLTGLAASDPALLHRFIDVHHLAVKALARHDDELLRVVLPWLPFETTDGNITLEEFLRSHPTVLVTRSVEEFRQVAPIASAAGLGVVNGGYTYDRDLVHRLPEIRPGTAVTDLDPALVTAHLDAVDPTAELRAATFLAVARETIGVHDCDVVLRDFQPVTAPALLLDNREARHERTRSSLAADGDGLWADILGSLHQETPPAQLVLNHLNPLVRQAVTIAERGLAVTTAEALYGQALLLSRRPLRASESALLNRAFIGLLTHAMHNAGPDASGAEPRKEL